A window of Oxyura jamaicensis isolate SHBP4307 breed ruddy duck unplaced genomic scaffold, BPBGC_Ojam_1.0 oxyUn_random_OJ72730, whole genome shotgun sequence contains these coding sequences:
- the LBX2 gene encoding transcription factor LBX2: RVPAGREPLGAFGHRPASKKRRKSRTAFTNQQIYELEKRFLYQKYLSPADRDQLAQRLALSTAQVITWFQNRRAKLKRDLEEMRADVASLQALPPAALEQLAALPEPPRAPAAAPAAGPEPPPAAELSEEEIDVGD, from the coding sequence CGTGTCCCCGCAGGTCGGGAGCCGCTGGGCGCCTTCGGGCACCGCCCGGCCTCCAAGAAGCGGCGCAAGTCGCGGACGGCGTTCACCAACCAGCAGATCTACGAGCTGGAGAAGCGCTTCCTCTACCAGAAGTACCTCTCCCCGGCCGACCGCGACCAGCTGGCGCAACGGCTGGCGCTGAGCACGGCGCAGGTCATCACCTGGTTCCAGAACCGCCGCGCCAAGCTCAAGCGCGACCTGGAGGAGATGCGCGCCGACGTGGCCTCGCTGCAggcgctgccccccgccgccctcgAGCAGCTGGCGgcgctccccgagcccccccgcgcccccgccgccgcccccgccgccggccccgagccgccgcccgccgccgagCTCTCGGAGGAGGAGATCGACGTCGGGGACTga